A genomic segment from Gossypium hirsutum isolate 1008001.06 chromosome D04, Gossypium_hirsutum_v2.1, whole genome shotgun sequence encodes:
- the LOC107899279 gene encoding diaminopimelate epimerase, chloroplastic produces MAIAAAISLSLPPQTRRSSASIAAPFRSTSSLHFDSLRSNFSSLKNPNLRVSASSMSIGTPEKISTTSFLDRRESGFLHFVKYHGLGNDFILVDNRDSTEPRVTPEQAVKLCDRNFGIGADGVIFAMPGVNGTDYTMRIFNSDGSEPEMCGNGVRCFARFIAELENLHGKQSFTVHTGAGLIVPEIQEDGKVKVDMGEPILKASDVPTKLPANKDQAAVKADINVDGVTWNVTCVSMGNPHCVTFGNRQSQNLTVDELNLAAIGPKFEHHEMFPARTNTEFVEVFSHEHLKMRVWERGAGATLACGTGACAVVVAAVLEGRAGRSCTVDLPGGPLDIEWKEEDNHVYMTGPAEVVFYGSVAV; encoded by the exons ATGGCCATCGCCGCCGCCATTTCCCTCTCCCTCCCGCCACAAACTCGCCGTTCCTCTGCCTCCATCGCCGCCCCTTTTCGATCAACTTCTTCTCTTCATTTCGATTCTCTTCGTTCCAACTTTTCTtctcttaaaaaccctaaccttcgAGTCTCTGCATCTTCCATGAGCATCGGAACTCCAGAGAAAATCTCCACGACGTCGTTCCTTGACCGAAGGGAAAGTGGATTTCTTCACTTCGTTAAGTACCACGGCCTTGGGAACGATTTCATTTTG GTTGATAACAGGGACTCGACGGAACCGAGGGTTACGCCGGAGCAAGCGGTGAAGTTGTGCGATAGGAACTTCGGTATCGGAGCTGATGGAGTGATTTTTGCGATGCCCGGAGTCAACGGTACCGATTATACTATGCGAATCTTCAACTCCGATGGCAGCGAGCCCGAG ATGTGTGGTAATGGGGTAAGGTGCTTTGCGAGATTCATTGCCGAACTTGAGAATTTACACGGGAAGCAAAG TTTTACTGTGCATACTGGTGCGGGATTAATTGTTCCCGAAATTCAAGAAGACGGAAAG GTTAAAGTTGATATGGGTGAACCAATTCTTAAAGCATCAGATGTTCCTACAAAGTTACCAGCAAATAAAGATCAAGCTGCTGTTAAAGCAGATATCAATGTAGATGGAGTAACTTGGAATGTGACTTGTGTTAGCATGGGAAATCCACATTGTGTGACTTTTGGAAACAGACAAAGCCAG AATTTGACCGTTGATGAACTAAATTTAGCTGCAATTGGTCCTAAATTTGAGCATCATGAAATGTTCCCAGCTAGGACCAACACAG AATTTGTGGAAGTTTTTTCTCATGAACACTTGAAAATGCGTGTTTGGGAGCGTGGAGCAG GAGCAACACTGGCTTGTGGAACTGGAGCTTGTGCTGTGGTGGTTGCAGCTGTTCTCGAAGGACGTGCTGGGAGG AGTTGCACGGTGGATTTGCCCGGAGGTCCGTTAGATATTGAATGGAAGGAGGAAGACAATCATGTGTACATGACTGGCCCAGCCGAAGTAGTGTTTTACGGATCGGTTGCAGTGTGA
- the LOC107899280 gene encoding kinesin-like protein KIN-5B isoform X1 — MSLTPDQFRKGAMGGLVPSPSPFLTPRPERRRADSRGPDWFSNRQDRDKEVNVQVLLRCRPLSEDEQKMNASRVISCNELKREVTVSQNVANKQVDRVFTFDKVFGPKAQQRTIYDQAIAPIVNEVLDGFNCTVFAYGQTGTGKTYTMEGGMRNKGGDLPAEAGVIPRAVRQIFDTLEAQNADYSMKVTFLELYNEEITDLLAPEESSRYAEDRQRKPISLMEDGKGCVIVRGLEEEAVYSANEIYTLLERGAAKRRTADTLLNKRSSRSHSVFSITVHIKESAVGDEELIKCGKLNLVDLAGSENISRSGAREGRAREAGEINKSLLTLGRVISALVEHSAHIPYRDSKLTRLLRDSLGGKTKTCIIATISPSAHSLEETLSTLDYAYRAKNIKNRPEANQKMSKAVLLKDLYLEIERMKEDVRAARDKNGVYIPHERFVQEEAEKKARMEKIEQLENDLNLSEKQSNKYHELYLTEQEQRLDLESVLKDFKVNLEKTRTELLDLQENHRAAILTLKEKEFIISKLLCSENSLIERAKELRSDLQHASEDINSLFAKLDDKDKMEAENRSIVLTFGSRLDQRLKDLHKTILGSVSQQHQQLRCMEEHAHSFLASKCDATKALESRIKNMTETYASGVITMKELANKIQRSTSSDLKEMSFAFSSQIEAIEQFLVTAVLEAKKVIEDLQSSLNEQKELLVFSARQQEEGLHRNLISAQEISNATFHFLTDINNQASKFMTVLEEMEAKKSQQLTNFENRFKEEAVREEKQAIEKIAAILATLTSNRSAMVSEASGCMKDMDIQDNRTLQQQMSMMQQVSADVGKEMCKYIEKVESHFVKDTFSAAESRGIMEDGLQECSKIVNVSRQQWENAKTYINELNKSSLAEIKSTVRENIKRNHTVHEELLSTLSSTGAEVGARTEICI, encoded by the exons ATGTCGCTCACTCCAGATCAGTTTAGAAAAGGTGCGATGGGAGGATTAGTACCATCTCCATCTCCTTTCCTCACTCCCCGACCGGAACGACGCCGTGCCGACTCTAGAGGACCTGATTGGTTCTCTAATCGCCAAGATAGAGATAAAGAGGTTAATGTTCAAGTGCTGCTTAGATGCAg GCCATTGAGCGAGGATGAGCAGAAGATGAATGCTTCGAGAGTGATTTCGTGTAATGAACTTAAAAGGGAAGTTACTGTTTCGCAAAATGTAGCTAACAAGCAAGTAGACAGAGTTTTCACTTTTGACAAG GTTTTTGGCCCCAAGGCACAGCAAAGAACAATATATGATCAAGCCATTGCCCCAATTGTTAATGAAGTACTTGATGGTTTCAACTGTACTGTCTTTGCCTATGGACAGACTGGCACTGGCAAAACTTATACAATGGAGGGTGGGATGAGAAACAAG GGTGGGGACTTGCCTGCTGAGGCTGGTGTTATTCCAAGAGCAGTGAGACAAATATTTGATACCTTAGAGGCCCAAAATGCTGATTATAGCATGAAAGTTACATTTTTGGAGCTTTACAATGAGGAAATAACTGATTTGTTAGCTCCTGAAGAGAGTTCAAGATATGCTGAAGATAGGCAAAGAAAACCGATTTCTTTGATGGAAGATGGAAAGGGTTGTGTTATTGTGAGAGGTCTAGAAGAAGAAGCTGTATATAGTGCTAATGAGATCTATACTCTCTTGGAACGTGGAGCAGCCAAAAGGCGTACCGCTGATACCTTGTTAAACAAGCGCAGCAG CCGTTCTCATTCTGTATTTTCCATCACTGTCCACATTAAAGAATCGGCTGTGGGAGATGAGGAGTTGATAAAATGTGGCAAGCTTAATCTGGTTGATTTGGCAGGGTCTGAGAATATTTCTCGTTCTGGTGCTCGAGAG GGTCGTGCAAGGGAAGCAGGAGAGATTAACAAAAGCTTACTTACCCTTGGCCGGGTCATAAGTGCACTTGTGGAGCATTCAGCTCATATACCATATAG GGATAGTAAGCTGACAAGACTCTTGAGAGATTCTTTGGGAGGGAAGACGAAGACCTGCATTATTGCCACAATATCTCCATCTGCTCATTCTTTAGAAGAAACACTGAGCACTCTAGATTATGCATATCGTGCTAAGAATATCAAAAATAGACCAGAG GCAAACCAAAAAATGTCCAAGGCTGTGTTGCTTAAAGATTTGTACTTGGAAATTGAGAGAATGAAAGAAG ATGTTCGAGCAGCTAGGGACAAGAACGGTGTTTACATTCCTCATGAAAGATTTGTCCAAGAGGAAGCAGAAAAGAAG GCAAGGATGGAGAAGATAGAGCAACTGGAGAACGATCTCAACCTTAGTGAGAAG CAATCTAATAAGTATCATGAGCTATATCTCACTGAGCAAGAGCAAAGATTGGACTTAGAAAGTGTCTTGAAGGATTTTAAG GTAAATCTCGAAAAGACTAGGACAGAATTGCTTGATCTTCAAGAGAACCACAGGGCAGCCATCTTGACACTGAAAGAAAAGGAATTCATCATCTCCAAACTGCTATGCTCAG AAAATTCTTTGATTGAGAGGGCAAAAGAGTTACGTAGTGATCTGCAACATGCATCAGAGGACATAAATTCACTTTTTGCTAAACTAG ATGATAAGGACAAGATGGAAGCTGAAAATCGAAGCATTGTTTTAACATTTGGTTCTCGGCTTGATCAGCGCCTAAAAGATTTGCATAAGACCATCCTTGGCTCCGTTTCTCAACAGCATCAGCAACTTAGATGCATGGAAGAGCATGCTCATTCATTTCTTGCCAGTAAATGCGAT GCAACCAAAGCCTTGGAATCTAGGATTAAGAATATGACAGAGACATATGCTTCAGGAGTTATAACAATGAAGGAACTTGCCAACAAAATCCAAAGGAGCACTTCCTCCGACCTGAAGGAAATGAGTTTTGCATTTTCGTCTCAAATAGAAGCCATTGAGCAG TTCCTTGTTACTGCGGTGCTGGAGGCCAAGAAGGTTATTGAGGATCTCCAGAGTTCTCTTAATGAACAGAAGGAACTATTGGTTTTCTCTGCTCGACAACAAGAGGAG GGATTACACCGCAACTTGATTTCAGCACAAGAAATATCCAATGCAACATTTCATTTTTTGACTGACATCAATAATCAAGCTTCCAAATTCATGACAGTCCTTGAGGAAATGGAAGCCAAGAAGTCTCAGCaattaacaaactttgaaaacaGATTTAAG GAAGAAGCTGTTAGGGAGGAAAAGCAGGCTATAGAAAAGATTGCAGCAATATTAGCAACTTTGACATCTAATAGAAGTGCTATG gTCTCTGAGGCATCAGGATGCATGAAGGACATGGATATTCAAGATAATAGGACATTGCAGCAGCAGATGTCCATGATGCAACAGGTTTCAGCAGATGTTGGGAAGGAAATGTGCAAGTATATAGAAAAGGTGGAAAGTCATTTCGTGAAAGACACCTTCTCAGCGGCTGAATCTAGGGGTATCATGGAAGATGGCCTTCAAGAATG CTCGAAAATAGTGAATGTTTCTAGGCAacaatgggaaaatgctaagacATACATAAATGAACTTAATAAAAGCAGTCTTGCAGAGATCAAATCGACTGTTAG GGAAAATATCAAAAGAAATCACACAGTACATGAAGAACTTTTATCCACACTCTCTTCTACTGGTGCAGAGGTTGGTGCTAGAACTGagatatgtatataa
- the LOC107899280 gene encoding kinesin-like protein KIN-5B isoform X2: MSLTPDQFRKGAMGGLVPSPSPFLTPRPERRRADSRGPDWFSNRQDRDKEVNVQVLLRCRPLSEDEQKMNASRVISCNELKREVTVSQNVANKQVDRVFTFDKVFGPKAQQRTIYDQAIAPIVNEVLDGFNCTVFAYGQTGTGKTYTMEGGMRNKGGDLPAEAGVIPRAVRQIFDTLEAQNADYSMKVTFLELYNEEITDLLAPEESSRYAEDRQRKPISLMEDGKGCVIVRGLEEEAVYSANEIYTLLERGAAKRRTADTLLNKRSSRSHSVFSITVHIKESAVGDEELIKCGKLNLVDLAGSENISRSGAREGRAREAGEINKSLLTLGRVISALVEHSAHIPYRDSKLTRLLRDSLGGKTKTCIIATISPSAHSLEETLSTLDYAYRAKNIKNRPEANQKMSKAVLLKDLYLEIERMKEDVRAARDKNGVYIPHERFVQEEAEKKARMEKIEQLENDLNLSEKQSNKYHELYLTEQEQRLDLESVLKDFKVNLEKTRTELLDLQENHRAAILTLKEKEFIISKLLCSENSLIERAKELRSDLQHASEDINSLFAKLDDKDKMEAENRSIVLTFGSRLDQRLKDLHKTILGSVSQQHQQLRCMEEHAHSFLASKCDATKALESRIKNMTETYASGVITMKELANKIQRSTSSDLKEMSFAFSSQIEAIEQFLVTAVLEAKKVIEDLQSSLNEQKELLVFSARQQEEGLHRNLISAQEISNATFHFLTDINNQASKFMTVLEEMEAKKSQQLTNFENRFKEEAVREEKQAIEKIAAILATLTSNRSAMVSEASGCMKDMDIQDNRTLQQQMSMMQQVSADVGKEMCKYIEKVESHFVKDTFSAAESRGIMEDGLQECSKIVNVSRQQWENAKTYINELNKSSLAEIKSTVRENIKRNHTVHEELLSTLSSTGAEVGARTEICCPLADLLLRDRECKKEIDSLTNCCLDKLKTVQEKHGESISNIRSEAEKCITRDYLVDNHPIPKKRDIVVPSLASIEEMRTSAFEDIEKEENNSENNNRSKWGYNEGKIQQQITSLSPNRTPFADVNSL, from the exons ATGTCGCTCACTCCAGATCAGTTTAGAAAAGGTGCGATGGGAGGATTAGTACCATCTCCATCTCCTTTCCTCACTCCCCGACCGGAACGACGCCGTGCCGACTCTAGAGGACCTGATTGGTTCTCTAATCGCCAAGATAGAGATAAAGAGGTTAATGTTCAAGTGCTGCTTAGATGCAg GCCATTGAGCGAGGATGAGCAGAAGATGAATGCTTCGAGAGTGATTTCGTGTAATGAACTTAAAAGGGAAGTTACTGTTTCGCAAAATGTAGCTAACAAGCAAGTAGACAGAGTTTTCACTTTTGACAAG GTTTTTGGCCCCAAGGCACAGCAAAGAACAATATATGATCAAGCCATTGCCCCAATTGTTAATGAAGTACTTGATGGTTTCAACTGTACTGTCTTTGCCTATGGACAGACTGGCACTGGCAAAACTTATACAATGGAGGGTGGGATGAGAAACAAG GGTGGGGACTTGCCTGCTGAGGCTGGTGTTATTCCAAGAGCAGTGAGACAAATATTTGATACCTTAGAGGCCCAAAATGCTGATTATAGCATGAAAGTTACATTTTTGGAGCTTTACAATGAGGAAATAACTGATTTGTTAGCTCCTGAAGAGAGTTCAAGATATGCTGAAGATAGGCAAAGAAAACCGATTTCTTTGATGGAAGATGGAAAGGGTTGTGTTATTGTGAGAGGTCTAGAAGAAGAAGCTGTATATAGTGCTAATGAGATCTATACTCTCTTGGAACGTGGAGCAGCCAAAAGGCGTACCGCTGATACCTTGTTAAACAAGCGCAGCAG CCGTTCTCATTCTGTATTTTCCATCACTGTCCACATTAAAGAATCGGCTGTGGGAGATGAGGAGTTGATAAAATGTGGCAAGCTTAATCTGGTTGATTTGGCAGGGTCTGAGAATATTTCTCGTTCTGGTGCTCGAGAG GGTCGTGCAAGGGAAGCAGGAGAGATTAACAAAAGCTTACTTACCCTTGGCCGGGTCATAAGTGCACTTGTGGAGCATTCAGCTCATATACCATATAG GGATAGTAAGCTGACAAGACTCTTGAGAGATTCTTTGGGAGGGAAGACGAAGACCTGCATTATTGCCACAATATCTCCATCTGCTCATTCTTTAGAAGAAACACTGAGCACTCTAGATTATGCATATCGTGCTAAGAATATCAAAAATAGACCAGAG GCAAACCAAAAAATGTCCAAGGCTGTGTTGCTTAAAGATTTGTACTTGGAAATTGAGAGAATGAAAGAAG ATGTTCGAGCAGCTAGGGACAAGAACGGTGTTTACATTCCTCATGAAAGATTTGTCCAAGAGGAAGCAGAAAAGAAG GCAAGGATGGAGAAGATAGAGCAACTGGAGAACGATCTCAACCTTAGTGAGAAG CAATCTAATAAGTATCATGAGCTATATCTCACTGAGCAAGAGCAAAGATTGGACTTAGAAAGTGTCTTGAAGGATTTTAAG GTAAATCTCGAAAAGACTAGGACAGAATTGCTTGATCTTCAAGAGAACCACAGGGCAGCCATCTTGACACTGAAAGAAAAGGAATTCATCATCTCCAAACTGCTATGCTCAG AAAATTCTTTGATTGAGAGGGCAAAAGAGTTACGTAGTGATCTGCAACATGCATCAGAGGACATAAATTCACTTTTTGCTAAACTAG ATGATAAGGACAAGATGGAAGCTGAAAATCGAAGCATTGTTTTAACATTTGGTTCTCGGCTTGATCAGCGCCTAAAAGATTTGCATAAGACCATCCTTGGCTCCGTTTCTCAACAGCATCAGCAACTTAGATGCATGGAAGAGCATGCTCATTCATTTCTTGCCAGTAAATGCGAT GCAACCAAAGCCTTGGAATCTAGGATTAAGAATATGACAGAGACATATGCTTCAGGAGTTATAACAATGAAGGAACTTGCCAACAAAATCCAAAGGAGCACTTCCTCCGACCTGAAGGAAATGAGTTTTGCATTTTCGTCTCAAATAGAAGCCATTGAGCAG TTCCTTGTTACTGCGGTGCTGGAGGCCAAGAAGGTTATTGAGGATCTCCAGAGTTCTCTTAATGAACAGAAGGAACTATTGGTTTTCTCTGCTCGACAACAAGAGGAG GGATTACACCGCAACTTGATTTCAGCACAAGAAATATCCAATGCAACATTTCATTTTTTGACTGACATCAATAATCAAGCTTCCAAATTCATGACAGTCCTTGAGGAAATGGAAGCCAAGAAGTCTCAGCaattaacaaactttgaaaacaGATTTAAG GAAGAAGCTGTTAGGGAGGAAAAGCAGGCTATAGAAAAGATTGCAGCAATATTAGCAACTTTGACATCTAATAGAAGTGCTATG gTCTCTGAGGCATCAGGATGCATGAAGGACATGGATATTCAAGATAATAGGACATTGCAGCAGCAGATGTCCATGATGCAACAGGTTTCAGCAGATGTTGGGAAGGAAATGTGCAAGTATATAGAAAAGGTGGAAAGTCATTTCGTGAAAGACACCTTCTCAGCGGCTGAATCTAGGGGTATCATGGAAGATGGCCTTCAAGAATG CTCGAAAATAGTGAATGTTTCTAGGCAacaatgggaaaatgctaagacATACATAAATGAACTTAATAAAAGCAGTCTTGCAGAGATCAAATCGACTGTTAG GGAAAATATCAAAAGAAATCACACAGTACATGAAGAACTTTTATCCACACTCTCTTCTACTGGTGCAGAGGTTGGTGCTAGAACTGagatatgt TGTCCATTGGCAGATTTACTACTTCGTGACCGAGAATGTAAGAAGGAAATAGACTCCCTCACAAACTGTTGCTTAGATAAACTTAAAACAGTGCAAGAAAAACATGGTGAAAGCATTTCAAATATCAGAAGTGAAGCTGAGAAGTGCATCACAAGAGACTACTTG GTTGATAACCATCCAATACCAAAGAAGCGAGACATAGTCGTGCCCAGCTTAGCATCAATCGAAGAGATGAGGACATCGGCGTTTGAAGATATTGAGAAAGAAGAAAACAACTCGGAGAACAACAACAGATCAAAATGGGGCTACAATGAAGGCAAAATCCAGCAACAGATTACGAGTTTATCACCCAATAGAACTCCTTTTGCGGATGTTAATTCATTATGA